The Solea senegalensis isolate Sse05_10M linkage group LG12, IFAPA_SoseM_1, whole genome shotgun sequence DNA segment CTGGCTCAGTGACAACACCAGAGCCATAGTTTTAGACACCTAACCTAAATAATACTGAACATTCCATCAATCTTAACTCTCTTTCTTAGAGTATCTGCCAAGTTTGGTGCCTTTAAATCTTAAACTTTCTGGGATTAGAATCTAATCCCAGAAAGTTAAGATTGTCCATCTAATCATTAGATGGACAGTTAAAGCAAGTagtaacaacatcaacaacagtaTCGttaatgcttcttcttcttcttcaaaccCTAACATACTGGAATCTTTCCAAGTACGACTACTGTCATCAAGCCTCGAGACAACTTCCCGGTAGCAGTGACAGAGCTGACACTCGTCTCAGTCCTCAGCAGTATAAGAAGATTAGGCGTCTAAGAATGTCTTCTGCAGATTTACTCTATACCTGATGACCTCACCTCCTTCTCCTTGGCTCATACGGCACCGCTCTACCTCAGCCTCAGCCACAGCAGCACAGGTGAGGCACGACTGTGAAGAgctgttttccttcatttcatACGTTTCTAATGGGagagaatggaaaaaaaaaacagtccacaTACAATAGGTTTTAAAGAAGTGTGAAATGTGTACACATATACGCTAGTATGATAGAGCAAACCTGCAATACATTCTTAAGTCTTGACAGTTTTAAGTTCAGCTTGTCAGGATAACATTAACTGAACCCGCAGATCCCAAAATGATCCTTTTTTGTAGGTAAATTCAGCTTCTAaaggggaaacaaacacaagaggagaGACTACAGCAGCAACACGTCTTCAagaatgacaatgacaaaatataattattagattaaaaaaaaaaaaaacatgattaaaaaacaactttttattaACAACCAAACAAAAGCATTTTCATACAATTAAATAAGAAACAAAAGGGATGAAACACAGCAAGGCAGTGTACTGGACCGTCAACAACAGCTTTTGTCTCGTCTCCATTAGCCCAGCGAAGCTCAGCTGGACCCAGTTTCTGGTTCTGGGACCAATGAGGCGGCGAAAGAAAGCAGAGCTCACGACAGTGGATACGAGacatgtcacaaaaaaacaacaacagctttcATGcaccaaaaacagaagaatCTGCATTATTACAAAGAGCTGTTTTCCACATTTAAACGTGTAAACACTATTTACAAACATACGACGTCTTTCTGCTgaaagtaaaatattaaaataaaacttttcataTGCTTCACGTATCACCACGCAGAAAAGTACCTTTTAATTTCACAGATCATTTtcagagttattattattattatcattattattattatagtaccagtcaaatatatttgtgtttaatattaaaaaaacaatatataaacgGCAAGAAATCAGGGAGCGATCATCACTGTAACGTAccgttcttcttttttttatacattatactgtacattagaAATATTTGGTGCAGCTACAGCATATCAATGACTTTTGATTATAGCTCTCtgatatattcatatataacgttgggaataatacataatataaagtcattaaacactcggttaaaaacaaaatcaaagtaCTGTtctgttatatacagtatattcttcTTTGCATTAAAAGGCCATtttaaatcaaaccaaacaaacaaacaaaataataataattcacattagacaaaaaaatcattttcatatcatgcataatatgaaaaaaaaggcattttgtCTCAGAAATAttgcttctctcttttttttacagatgtaaACATTAGAACATTATGAGAAATGTGACCTTATTTAAGACAACGCGGTCCACCAGTGCAAACATAAGGCTCTACAGACCAAAGGTAATGGAACATTAAACTTATTTACTCATTTAGAGGATGTGAGGTTGTGTattaatcatgtaaaaaaaaaaaaataacaacccATTTTTAAGATGCGGACTAGTCGCACTCACCCAGGAGTGAACTCTTCGGTTTAATTTGAAGTAGCACAATGTGAAGACGCTGTATTATCACCAGTGTACGACTGTTTGCTCAAACATCTGTTGACGCCTTTAACACCATCATATGTGTGTCAGTTGAAGAACTTTGGGAGAAATGATCGCGTGGATAGAGAAAGtaaaagtattcacattaatcACCACATGATCGGCCACATTTATCTAAAAATCTCTTGTAGGGGAGAAGACCCGGAGCTGGAGACCACGTGCATCGTCTTTTGCTCCCACAAAGTAATGATTTCCCCCGAGAGCAATGCCGTATGCGACGTGCATTCGTAACCCTGACCCCTAACGCTCTACGTTCGTGACTTTCCATGGACGTGTTTTCCTAAGAGCCTGATGTCTGTCTGCAGTCGGATGTGCTTGGTTTTTCTGGGTGTGTCAACTTTTTTTGGGACAAAGGAACTCTTTCAACGCGTCTTTTTATACTCGGGCCAAATAAACTGCCGTTCGTTGACTCTGAAATGAACTCTGTACATTCATCATCGAGATGAAAGATTCTGTGCTGATAAGACACCGGTTTTTACTGAGGGCGGGGTGGTtgtctcagcagctcccaggtttctgatgatgaggaggacaggtgaatgatgaggacaggtgaataatgaggacaggtgaatgatgaggacaggtgaataatgaggagaggtgaataatgaggacatgtgaataatgaggagaggtgaatgatgaggacatgtgaatgatgaggataggtgaatgatgaggacagttgaatgaggacatgtgactggggacaggtgaatgatgaggacagttgaatgaggagaggtgaatgatgaggagaggtgaatgatgaggacaggtgaatgatgagaacaggtgaatgatgaggataggtgaatgatgagaggtgaatgatgaggagaggtgaatgatgaggacaggtgaatgatgagaacaggtgaatgatgaggataggtgaatgatgaggacatgtgaatggggacaggtgaatgacgtgATCATTGAAACTCATTGAGCAGCAAAGACACTGTATCGATAAGACACgcctttgttttcatgtgttggtTTTACTGATGGTCGTCTCCGCAGCGCCCAGGTTTCAGTTGCTTAGTAACGACAGACGCCACAGGAGCACGGCCCTAAAGCACCGCAGTCCAAAAAAACGCTAATAATTTTTCACACTCTAACAGCGTCCATATCTTCCAATTCAAGCTGATGATACATGGACAGCCAacatctaaaacaaacaaaaactgaaacttACTTCATCAAGCTTAATAGAGGACAAAGGAGACACTTGATGCAAGTATAAATAAGCCCAGGATTAGCTTGATGCAGTAGTTTGGAAATGATTCTACTTTCTGGCTGCCGGGCAAACTGAGAAATGTCTCTCCTCATGCTCGCAGCGCTGCTAACCCGGGTAAGTGCTTGTGTGCTCACACATACGTTatatcacacactcacactctaaACACTGAACAATCCTAacacctatacacacacacatgcgtgcacGCCACTTCATCCTGACAACTCACACTGTTTCACTCCTGCTGTTAAATCCTGCCGAAGTATTCTTATATAAAACTTCAGGCTTCCACATCAGCAGGGTCCTCTTAGACTGTGTCCTTACTCACAATAACTTACTGTGTCACCACTGACTCCAATAAATACTCGGCTTTCTGCGGCTGTTGGCCTGGAGAGCTGGGCTGAGAGGCctttgctgtctgtctgtctgtctgtctttcctgAGAGGTTAATTTCCACAATGcacaggagcagctgctgctgctgccgctgctgctgctgctcagtcaaTGCGGTTGCCACAGATTGTGAAACGGTCAATCTCTAACAAGTCTTTTTTGGGAGTCCTACGCTTCAGctctgtggctgtttgtgtctctttttcctcctcctcctcctcctcctcctcctccatgtccttttcttttttgcagagTGAAGCTGCAGGGTGTTCAGCGTCAGGTGGTGGAGATGGAGGGACgtctgctggtggtggtgcagcagcagcggtggcagcagcagcatcagtgggTGGAGTAAGAAGCAAGTCAGTCCTTGGAGTTGGCTGTGTTGtcacagaggtggaggaggtggaggaggtggaggaggaggaaaaggacgATGGAGGACTGCTGGGCGTGGTGAGGACCTGTTCCACGTCAGGTTCATCTGTACAGGACAACATGTCAATGAgttatttgggtttttttaactTATAGAACAACAAACACGAAAATGGAAATGAGTATCCTCGTTATTATATTTGGGATGTTTATTGTAcatctttcatttatttggatcctcattaacccttagtgcatattcaggctttaaaaaattagtttttattaagtgtcttatgtgttgttgagtcagagttatgatttattttatatgacatttttagttgtgatataaagtcgttataattgtgcagaagtcacaaaaatagagtgttcttcttttcttttcgttcAAAAAATCGAGACAaccaaactttgaactgtgacgtatttcccaAAACCTCCCAacttcaatccgattttaaaaatgttttttatcagattgcctaaaggcggaaaaaaaacaatatgagacgctctatgttgcacattcttatattcctctgtatatactgtatatgtttaaacatagtaatggacaAAGCAGCTCTGTGGTCTAAGGGTTAACTGCCACAaaccagctgctcctgctgaggtccacacacacaattatataaaataataagtaaGAAAAGGAAGATGTGATGTCAACATAGAAGGAAATCTGGGAGTAATACCACTCTCCTAACATAAGTGTATAACACAGGGGGGTGGACACTTGACCACAAGGCAATTCCTAAAAAATGCattctcattttaaattcacaaagatagaaaactgcaaaagattgagttttgtttttaattagttttttctttcatttcctgcagGAATTTCAATGAAGAACATAAACATGAACCAGCAATGAAGTGATTAGTTGAATTATTTTGGTGCTGAACTGTGTGTAGTTTACAGACGACATTAACCAAAGTCCACTGCCTGTGGATCTGCGTTAGGTTCACTTCAGACTGATTGAGACTCCTGAATCACAAAGCAGATTATGTGAAAGTTGACTTTTCAACAAAacaagcagcaggagaagaaagaCAGCTTACAGGAGCGGGTGACTCAGATTAACCTTCACCCTCCTGACTGCCTCCCTTtcaacacagcacagagaagaAGCAAGAAAAATAATGCCCGCACAAAGGGAAGCGGACACTGAACACATGCACTGCGGCACAGTTCGGTTTCCATGACAAACTCCATCGACATTATGTTGAGAGAAAAAATGCCGCAGAGCCTCTTAACTGTGGATACACAGTGTGTTACATGAGGAAAAATCAAGCAAACGGAATAATTTAtcatatgagagagagagaattgagCAAAGCAGGGCTGGTTGTTAGACGGAAAGTGTCCAGCAGCCCGGGGCTGTGAAGCTACAACAAACCCGCTGTTCTTATACTGTTGAGAGAGCTGAACCAACACTGTACGACGCAGCACACTGGAGCGTGTAGAACGTGTGTTTGATTAATGCATTAAAGAGGATTTCTGCTATAGTGACAGACCAGCAGACTGTGTGCTGTTGTTATCcactcacttcttcttcttcttcatcatcatcttctaaTAATGTCCGACGGACTGTACGCTGCGCGGTGTTACGCTGCCCACCTGCTCACGTTATATTCTTATTTGAAGTTgcatgaagaaaatgaaaaaacagatttaaaggcaAGATGAGACGATTCTTCTCAAAAATAATTTTGATAATTGacgaatcggtttgaagctttttttcatgattaaaacaagactcATGATTAAGGCAATCTACAgttaatgaatcaattatcagaAAGAGTTGACgattacttaattaataatcgattcaagAGTAATTGTTCCAGCTCTACAAAAATTCAAAGCAATTTAGTTCTACATGCCATGGCTTAATGTAATAAACATGGTGTTAATTTAATAAACCGCATGCTAGTGGTGGCAGCAGTCAGGAGTATACGgtgtgaataaataataatgatacgtAAATAATCAGTGAAATATGTATTTTACGAGTAAGAAAACCTTAAGTTTTTTGCTGTGCTTTATCGTccgttttcctctaaatggtaACATAACAATTAAACTAGtaactgagaccattaactgttgttttgtgacttaaCAAATCACGTGAGAAGTACGTTAATTTTCCCCAAAACTTCCACTCAAACTCAGGTTggcaaaacacatttaacaagacatttccccttcttcttcttcttctctctcgtTATGTGAGCCTTAATAAATGCTGCACACCACGGTGGTGGAGTCGAGACTGCACATTACCCTGACTCCGCCCTCTGGGCAAAGGCACACAGCGCAGAGACAGATGGCAAATCTCAGCCTTGTGTGAATCCAGATCATTGTAGAGACGTGCAGTGAAACCACTGGAGCAGCAGGTAAGTCAGGGAGCACACATCAAACCCACTTAATGACGGGAGAGTGAGCACGGTATCCGaggtcaccggttcaaatccccaccacTGCATGTGTGGCAGCGGCAGAGAGAAAGcacttatcattattattattgactggGGACGCTAATCTTCCTGAGGAACGAGTTTCATTtgaaggagaagcagcagcaggagctttGATGTTTGATATGACTTGATGTAGCATCAGAATCTCTGACAGATTAAAGATCCCGGCTCAGTGGAGCAGATTATGTCTGTGCCACCGCTGGAATAAAGGACCTGGGTGCTCAGGATTTGGATGTACCAGGCACCAGGTACAAGTgttgtacatttacatttttatgatatTTAAATGATACATGACGCTTCTCCAACGGTACtgttcattaattcatttaatctGCTGCTCATTTTCAagatgtatttatgtttatgtttcatttacAACAGCAAATCCTTAGGTGTAGTTCATGTATGGCCACAaactaattcattaattaacGATTATTTGATTTATCTGTAACATTGTGAGCGACAAGATACTCTCAAGCAAGAGCGACAAAATCACTGACAACGCCAGAAAAGTGCCAGAGTGGTGTAAAAAGATCTTgtaaaaattttaaaaaaaggagagaaactgCTGGCTGGTTAATTAACGGAGCGGAGATGTTGAAAGATCTGTGGAATGGAATTTTAATTTATCTGCAACATCTACAAAACTATCATAGATAGACTTTGCAGTGAAGGTTTAATGGCTCACAGCACTCACTAGCATCATTTCTTTGGTTAATATTAAGTTGTTTGTTCAGTGTTGCTGGTGCAGTCACTCTGAAGACATTTTAGATTCTGATGGAAAGGCGACAGAATTTCAAATTGGCTGCAGCCATTTCCACCATGACAGCATTTCAAAGACTGTTTCAGTGAGTAGTTGGCGTAAAAAAGGCAATAATTATGAGaagatgtatttgtttttgatttaaatCAACCACTGAGTTCTGTTTAGAAACTAGTCAAACTGGACAAGAAATGCAGCATCACTGGAAGACAatactttcattttcactcaaAACATGTGGTCATTATCACATCCAAGCTTTAGTTGGGTTTGTACGGCGTCAAAATTCAaaggagtttgtttgtttgtttgtttctcgtgCGttcacagaagcagcagaagagtcAGAGGGCAACGCGCTACATTATTGATGAGGCAGATTAAATTCCATTTGGCTATTTTCGGTCTTGATCACATTACATTGTGTAAATTTTGTTACGTTCTTGTGCAATGACCTCATTATCTatgtaataacaacaataataactgcAATACATCAACACATTGTAAGTATTTAGACCCTACATCAAATTGTTGTGTTCTATTTGCATGAGAAGTAGAAACcaggcacaaaaacacatgcttgTCATTAGCCCGCGACACAACTAACAGAATGACATGAAATCCAAATGCATCAATAATTCAGCACTTATTTTGGAACTCTGACAGTTGCACACAGTGTACTTAGTGGAAGGGACCCACTGTTATCATGCTGAGATGTTTTGTGAATAATTATGTAAAGTGATTGGAAAACGCTCATGTCAACCAATAACTGGGTCAACCTGTATGTGCTGAAGGAGGAAAAGATGGCGGCAGAGCAAGAATAAACTTCCATGAAGCTTCAGGATGCTTCAGGTGATAATCCTCAGTGTAGCAGTGTAACACCATGTCTGATCACACTTCCTTTTTTAGAGCAACACACCCACTCTTGTTGCCACTCAAAAGAGCTCCAGTTTGatatttaaacaacaatggtgCTCTATGGAAAAGTGATATCAGTGTGAAACTATAGCACCAAGTGTCTCTGGTTTTACCTGGAGGCGTGGGACACGTGGCCTGCTCAGCGTCTCCGGGGTTCTGTGCGGAGGACGACGCCGTGGCATCGGGCTCCTCAAAGAGTTTGTCCTCCATGTTGGCTCTCTTGATGTAAACACAGGATTTCCCCAGCAGCACGATGCTGTTCAGCACTTGCAGTGTCACCAGCCTGTGGAGGGAGAAAGCAGCGGTTAGAAGATTGCATCTCTGACTTCCACAATCATAAACTATTTCCCTTCCTTCAGCTGCTACTGCGGAGTTTCAACGCCCGTCAGTTCAGAGTTCTGACAccttttccatttcaaaattCCATACTTTTCCAGAGTCAAATTTCCAGACTTCTCTGAGGATTTTTCAGCCAATATTAAAAGTCTGAACCCCAATTGTTAGATGCTTATTATGTAAATAAAGGGTTTTAAAATCCAACTTTTAACACGTATGTTATGCCATTATGTTGCCAAGTAATTACAAGACATTTTTACCTACGTACTGTAGCTCATATAAGTGAATGAACTCCAAACCAAGACATGTTCAATGCACACCATTTCATTCAAGCTAAATGCTAAAACAGTGCAATAAGAATCGTAGTCGCACGGTGAACGGTAACCATGGTAACCCGATGCCATTCTACAGCCAGCTTGATTAGTTTCATATCATCTACAGGTAGGCTATGTTGTGTTAgtaaacttgttttcatttgtatatattgatgtattttattttattttagaaagaGAGACAATAGTCTGGAAACAACACCTATCCAGACCTGGAAATTACTCAAATTAAATTCCATACTTTTCAATATTGCGTAGGAACTCAGATTGTGACAAATTCTTGTGGAATGCAAGCTTAGCTATAGCTCACTCAGCTTTGAAATGTCTATTAGTGTCGGCGCTTTCAGGAAAAAGCTTTGGTGACAAGACAGTGATAAGTAGTAATAAGACAAAtacacaatgaaaaacacaaaaaaacagcacactAGTTAATTAGTAGcactgaatatttccttccaAACTCCCAAGATTCAAATATAAGTCAGTAGATGATGTATATAGACGTCTATGGACATGCATGTGCCATTTAAGGCAATCTACAgttaatacatttcatttccatcTTTACACTTTTCCATTGATTTGGTTTATGGATTTAGCATAAAGCTATTAGATTTGAGTTAGGTTATTAGAGTGCTGCATTGGACTGGGCCAcagcactgacactgagacgAGAGAGTGGACCGCTGCCCGCTGTGACAGGATGTGTCTGAGTGAGCGTTTGTCTCAAGCACAGCTGAATCTTTGCCTTGGCACAGCACTCTGGTCAGGCTGCAGCTATTTTTAACTCGGGGGGTGGGTGAAGGGGGAAGAGATGGCACGAGAAATGACAACATTGTATTCTTCACCCTGAGGGAAACTCTTCAGCAGCACGAAGCCAATGGGATCTGGCAAACGAGAGTAAGCGAGGCCATCGGCGGCTCAGCGCGGGAGAGTACGCGAGGCCACAGTGTTAATGCTTACATAACTTTGCATGTCGCTGAAtccgggtgtgtgtgtgtgtgtatgacaggCCCTGCATGAGAAGGGTCTCCACAAGCatgtctgtgagtctctgtgcaTAATTGTCACTCtactataaataaacaaatattcacTTATCCGTGACTAAATGATGCAGAAACTAGGAAAGTTAGACACTGACCAGCTGCATTTAAGCCCTGTCGTTCAACTAGGAACAAGGGTAAACAACAGCATTTACCAATTAGAGCTGTAGCTAACGATTaatcataattgattaatctgtcgattattttctcgattgatcgagtaatcgtttggtccataaaatgtcagaaaatgctgaaaaatattgatcagtgtttgtcaaacgtggaaatgacgATGCCCgcaaatgtctcgtttttgtcgacaaaccaaaatgattcacttttaatgatttttctgTAGTTATATGGAGCacataaaccagaaaatatgcacattaaagacgctgaaaaaaaatcacagaaactggttttaattctttagaaaacactcaaactgaaaaatcgatgatgaaaacagttgacgattcatttagtaatcgattaataattgattcatcgagTAATAGTTTCAGCCCTAAAACCTAGCTGTCACTTTGAGCATTTAGAGCTCCCCCTGCGCCGCTTTTCTACAGTCATGTTCAGTAAATacgtgaaaaagaaaatgtcatgtgCAGTAATATGAGGTTTCCTCAATTCTGGATGCTGAGCAGTGAATGGAATAAAATCCTGCCATCGTGACATCGGCGATACAAAACTTACCCGAGATAAAAGAGGAACACACACGTGTACGACAGCGCTCCCTGCACCTTCACTGAACTCGTCACCACTCGGATAAGCTGTTGAGGCACAGCGAGGCAAGGCAAgaatacatttgaattcataatatgaaattaaaatctAATTTGGAAAAAACAGAGAGCGAATGTACCCATGACTTGAGTTTGTGTAAAGCAACAGACGGCAGTCTCTCTCTTACCAGAGCGGCCAAAGGCAGAGGGATGAAACCCATCCTCCGGGCAAATGAATCACTGTAGTCAGTAtaagcctacacacacacacacacacacacacacagtgacagaggagcACAGAGAACAGCATGTCATTGATTAGCATCATAGTCTGTGTGCGAGTACGATGACGATGGCGCGCAGAGGAGACATTCAGCTTACATCTTTCTGTCGACTGCTGATGAGATCGAAGGCCAAACTGGCTCGGTATTCGCTGTACACctgcagagaaggagaaagaaacacacagagactaaGTGATATAAACGAGCCGTTAATGATGACAGTTTATAGAAGTCGGCAGCATCAGCATTTTTGGCCCTTACGTCGGCGGGGATGTCGTTGAACTTTGTGATGAAAGCGTGTTTAATGATGTCGACGACAATTTCCGAGGTGACGACCATGAAGACGTCGTGGAGCAACACCCACAGGTGATCTGAAGACCGGGAGAACACaagataacaaacaaacaaacaaacatgtggtttATCCTGACAGAGTAAGCCACTGAGCAGTTGAAACAAGCTCCTTATTTATACGAAGAGCACACGTAGAAACACGCTCGTTCATGTGGAGTTACGTTTTTGAGCATCCAATGAATGCAACTCTGACATTCAACTTTTTTTCACCTCTGCTTTGCACCAACATTGGCTGTTTAGGTTCATGACTATAAAACCAGAATAGTCAACCTGAACATCAAGGTtttgtaaaaatacaaaataagttTAAGTATATAGTAtacagggtttttgtttttttttactaatttactagttattcgatcatcagacagtggaacTGAGATAcacgtctcattcccacaacaacagaggaagttgggattgaaaaaaataaaataagattgaCAAAAAGTCGGCGTGACTTCCTTCACTGCTCTTTACcgtgtttctgtcaagttttatgagtaaaagatctgaaaaaattgaaataaataaaaaaactggtcaaatttaaCCTgactctgtaatagaatgtgaacAAACAGCATCATAATGAGTTTTTAAGTTTATTAAGTGGGGGAAAAATGGCTGAAACCGCCCTTTAATATAAGGAGCTCTGCATAAATCCAATGATAACTCTGTCAGATCATCACTGTGAGCTGTCAGCCAGCCACAATACAAACATATCTACCACTTCAGCTTTTAACAGGCGTTAATTGTGACTTTTAGAATCACGTATCAGATGATCGCATGGAGACAATGTGACAGTGTGATGCAAATACACAGACTTATCACCTGAACTTGAAGCTTGCTTCACCTTTACACTGACAGTGTGAACACTCTCTGACATATGTTTGTACCAGCCTTGTGTCAACATCTCAAACAACCTGTTTAGTAGGTAATTAGCCGAGACCCTTTCATGTTTTTTCCAATCCAGCCAAAGAAAAGCAAGCGCCACGAATGCGCCGTGCACATAGAACACATAAATTACTGTGGACTTGTCATTTGTATCCCTCTTAAGCGACGCGGGCCTTTAGCGCTGCTTGTAGCTCCGCGGTGTTGTAATTTCAGCTGACAGGCCACGTCTGTCATCGACTGTGTTTCTGGCTTTGAGTCTGTCAGGGGGGAAGCTGATTGTTTTCAGAGTGCTGTCACACAGAAACGCCCAGCTCTCATCTCTCACTCTGCTTTGTCTCATTCACGGAGACCGCGGGAGGTTAAACTCCCCTGAGGCGTCGCAGCGGGTCTTCTGAAACTGCGGGAAAGAGGCCGCTCggctttcttcatttcttttcttttcttttttcatcataaCAAGCCCCAACACTTGTAAAATTGCGGGTAAACACCCCTGGGGTAGCGTGATATTTGTGTACTGAAATATAACTCATGTAATTACCTGTGTTCCATGAGAACTGCTCCATATTCCTGAGACACACAATGAGCATGAGAACGTAGCTGGTGAACCGCTCTTTGATATCTGCaggacaaaataataaaatgacactTGTTTGAATCCAAAGCAATTTGACtcataaaatgtgattattaataCAGATTAAATCATCTTTTGGGACGCTACAAGATCTTAACCTGTCTTACTCAGGGTAGCTGAGGCCGAAGGGGTCACAATATAAACTTCATTTCAAAGGATACATGgacattagagctgcaactaactattcttttcataattgattactagtgatcgtttggtccataaaatgtcagaaaacgttaaaaaaatttgtcaaatctggaaataatgaggttctcaaacgtcttatttttgtccacaaaacaaaatgattcagtttttagtatttcctttgttttatggagcaaagaaatgaagaacgtattcacatttaagaagctgaaacaatacattttcaaattttcctagaaatcttgttttaaccatgaaaaagcTTTGATTACATTAGTAATCGATTAGACaagtgattgtttcagctctaatggaCATTGAACATCATATTTTGAGTATGTTTCAGTCAATTAGATGTCATGATATAATAATTACAACTGGGTATTAACTGTGTAAATATTTCTATGTTCTTTTGGTTCAAACTCTGATACCTGTAAGTAGTAACTGTGGATAGTAAAGAGTAGAGTATTCTGTGTAGTAAATGAGGAACAAACCGCAGTACTGAAGCTGTGTTAAAACACGACGTCATCCTAAAAGGTGTGACAGACGTCTTTGAAACTGTCAGACGCGTCAGCATGCGGCTAGATAACAAGTCAGCGctgcacactctcacacacaaaaattcAACTTTCACAAACAGACAATGATCCAAGATAAGAGAGATCGGTGAACACAGCAGCCAATTAAGCTCACTGTATTCTACT contains these protein-coding regions:
- the tapt1a gene encoding transmembrane anterior posterior transformation protein 1 homolog isoform X2, whose translation is MADSSGTELSEEKDADIEHQNRPKRPWEDLHKSGKIGLTPPLPETLGVYDISAVRRREQQRELTADPSLSRFICTELTRGYFLEHNEAQYTERRERVYTCMRIPKELEKLMIFGLFLCIDAFLYLFTLLPLRVLLALLRLLTLPCCGISGSRLLQPAQVCDMLKGLILVLTLSMMHYVDYSMMYHLIRGQSVIKLYLIFNMLEVADRLFSSFGQDILDALYWTATEPKERKRDSIGVIPHFFMALFYVFLHAILIMVQASTLNVAFNSHNKSLLTIMMSNNFVEIKGSVFKKFEKNNLFQMSNSDIKERFTSYVLMLIVCLRNMEQFSWNTDHLWVLLHDVFMVVTSEIVVDIIKHAFITKFNDIPADVYSEYRASLAFDLISSRQKDAYTDYSDSFARRMGFIPLPLAALLIRVVTSSVKVQGALSYTCVFLFYLGLVTLQVLNSIVLLGKSCVYIKRANMEDKLFEEPDATASSSAQNPGDAEQATCPTPPDEPDVEQVLTTPSSPPSSFSSSSTSSTSSTSVTTQPTPRTDLLLTPPTDAAAATAAAAPPPADVPPSPPPDAEHPAASLCKKEKDMEEEEEEEEEEKETQTATELKRRTPKKDLLEIDRFTICGNRID
- the tapt1a gene encoding transmembrane anterior posterior transformation protein 1 homolog isoform X1; protein product: MADSSGTELSEEKDADIEHQNRPKRPWEDLHKSGKIGLTPPLPETLGVYDISAVRRREQQRELTADPSLSRFICTELTRGYFLEHNEAQYTERRERVYTCMRIPKELEKLMIFGLFLCIDAFLYLFTLLPLRVLLALLRLLTLPCCGIRARTCPYCRRSSGSRLLQPAQVCDMLKGLILVLTLSMMHYVDYSMMYHLIRGQSVIKLYLIFNMLEVADRLFSSFGQDILDALYWTATEPKERKRDSIGVIPHFFMALFYVFLHAILIMVQASTLNVAFNSHNKSLLTIMMSNNFVEIKGSVFKKFEKNNLFQMSNSDIKERFTSYVLMLIVCLRNMEQFSWNTDHLWVLLHDVFMVVTSEIVVDIIKHAFITKFNDIPADVYSEYRASLAFDLISSRQKDAYTDYSDSFARRMGFIPLPLAALLIRVVTSSVKVQGALSYTCVFLFYLGLVTLQVLNSIVLLGKSCVYIKRANMEDKLFEEPDATASSSAQNPGDAEQATCPTPPDEPDVEQVLTTPSSPPSSFSSSSTSSTSSTSVTTQPTPRTDLLLTPPTDAAAATAAAAPPPADVPPSPPPDAEHPAASLCKKEKDMEEEEEEEEEEKETQTATELKRRTPKKDLLEIDRFTICGNRID